In a genomic window of uncultured Flavobacterium sp.:
- a CDS encoding TPM domain-containing protein, whose amino-acid sequence MKKLVLLLAISLFLSHNLFAQTKVETKSIFAKSYTYVNDFEKILTADQVKTLNDFLKSNDTKNKNKVLIVTTSSIAPYTDLGDYSLELDKYLMSKLNIDTTVLIVISKQLRQIRVQGTDKRQTKISDQEIKDVVSAYIIPELKKGDYYKGLYEGTHQIIKKME is encoded by the coding sequence ATGAAAAAATTAGTGCTCCTTTTAGCAATTTCTCTTTTTTTATCACACAATCTATTTGCACAAACAAAAGTTGAAACCAAAAGTATTTTTGCAAAATCATATACTTATGTAAATGACTTTGAAAAAATTCTTACTGCAGATCAAGTCAAAACTTTAAACGATTTTTTAAAATCAAACGATACAAAAAACAAAAACAAAGTACTGATCGTAACAACATCTTCTATAGCTCCATATACTGATTTGGGCGATTATTCATTAGAATTAGATAAATATTTGATGTCTAAATTAAATATTGATACAACTGTTTTAATCGTCATTAGTAAACAATTAAGACAAATTAGAGTTCAGGGAACCGATAAAAGGCAAACTAAAATAAGCGATCAGGAAATAAAAGATGTTGTGTCTGCTTATATAATTCCGGAATTAAAAAAAGGCGATTACTACAAAGGTTTATACGAAGGTACGCATCAAATTATTAAAAAAATGGAATAA
- a CDS encoding arginase family protein, producing MKEICIVEFPSNLGLKEPQPGKEPGVKKLPDWFWKHNLHKAINPANILRLDPPRYSNIRDLETNILNANSLVEYAREQAYLINNLLSQNKFPFVLGGDCSILLGPAIALKQKGNYGLFYLDGHTDFMDISLSETGGVGGMAASIVTGNGPQKLTNILNLSPYIKEENLWCVGNREYDDKYEDQIKNSTATYISLHALRKQGILNCLQSFLSQIKNKNLDGFWLHIDVDVLNDSIMPCVDSRTPDGLTYDEFNELTSYLFQSDKLSGLEITILDPDLDTTGKYTKDFVANITNTFNSVKN from the coding sequence ATGAAAGAAATATGCATTGTTGAATTTCCGTCTAATTTAGGTTTAAAAGAACCTCAGCCCGGAAAAGAACCCGGCGTAAAAAAGTTGCCCGATTGGTTTTGGAAACATAATTTGCACAAAGCCATAAATCCTGCAAATATTCTAAGGTTAGATCCTCCCAGATATTCAAATATCAGAGATCTGGAAACCAACATTCTCAATGCAAATTCATTAGTCGAATATGCGCGAGAACAAGCCTATTTAATAAATAATTTATTGAGCCAAAACAAATTTCCTTTTGTACTTGGCGGTGATTGCAGTATTCTTTTAGGACCAGCAATTGCATTAAAACAAAAAGGCAATTACGGATTATTTTACCTCGACGGACATACTGATTTCATGGATATTTCACTTTCTGAAACTGGAGGCGTTGGCGGAATGGCAGCTTCTATTGTAACCGGAAACGGACCTCAAAAACTGACCAATATCCTCAATTTATCTCCTTATATAAAAGAAGAAAACCTCTGGTGCGTAGGCAATCGCGAATATGATGACAAATACGAAGATCAAATTAAAAATTCCACAGCAACGTATATAAGCCTTCATGCACTACGAAAGCAAGGTATTTTAAATTGCCTACAATCATTCCTTTCTCAGATTAAGAACAAAAATCTCGATGGATTTTGGCTTCATATCGATGTCGATGTTTTAAACGACTCGATAATGCCATGCGTTGACAGCAGAACTCCTGACGGCTTGACTTATGACGAGTTTAACGAACTTACCTCCTATTTATTTCAAAGTGATAAACTAAGCGGACTCGAAATAACAATTCTCGATCCAGATTTGGACACAACCGGAAAATACACAAAAGATTTTGTTGCAAATATCACCAATACTTTTAACTCAGTAAAGAATTAG
- a CDS encoding carbonic anhydrase — MKTKISLLALIAFSITFSILSCKKSNTTKKDKELTAIEKLTEGNKRFLDEKTVHPHQNKQSILANQDGQKPFAVIITCSDSRVSPEIVFDQGIGDLFVIRNAGNLISDIDMGSIEYAIEHLDTRLIVVLGHTECGAVKAYINDKDGAYKKHFNHIDNIVETISQEKEEIDADKTTPKATNYLGAIDANIKHSTKLIQDNPIVKEHKIQIVSMRYDVHTGKVVQL; from the coding sequence ATGAAAACAAAAATATCACTTCTTGCGCTTATAGCTTTTTCAATAACTTTTTCAATACTTAGCTGTAAAAAAAGCAACACGACAAAAAAAGACAAAGAATTAACTGCAATTGAAAAACTAACCGAAGGAAACAAACGTTTTCTAGACGAAAAAACAGTTCATCCACACCAAAACAAACAAAGTATCTTAGCAAATCAGGACGGACAAAAACCTTTCGCTGTAATTATCACTTGTTCAGACAGTAGAGTTTCGCCAGAAATCGTATTTGATCAGGGAATCGGAGATTTATTTGTGATTCGTAATGCAGGAAATTTAATTTCTGATATCGATATGGGAAGTATCGAATATGCTATCGAACATCTCGATACAAGATTAATTGTTGTTTTAGGTCACACTGAATGTGGCGCCGTAAAAGCATATATTAATGATAAAGACGGAGCTTACAAAAAACATTTCAATCATATCGATAATATAGTTGAAACAATATCACAAGAAAAAGAAGAGATCGACGCAGATAAAACTACTCCAAAAGCAACAAATTATTTAGGAGCAATTGACGCTAATATCAAACATTCTACAAAATTAATTCAGGACAATCCAATCGTAAAAGAACATAAAATTCAAATTGTTTCTATGCGCTACGATGTACATACCGGAAAAGTGGTGCAATTGTAA
- a CDS encoding DUF1801 domain-containing protein, producing MNAAVQDYNNSQTSSNKEICNQLAIIINENLSDYENKIWHAHPVWFLDGNPIVGYSKLKNSVRLLFWSGQSFDEEKLANEGSFKASEIRYTAAEQINKEDLKRWLKKATEIQWDYKNIVKRKGVLERLK from the coding sequence ATGAATGCAGCCGTACAAGATTATAACAATTCGCAAACTAGTTCAAACAAAGAAATCTGCAATCAATTGGCAATTATAATCAACGAGAATCTGTCAGATTACGAGAACAAAATCTGGCATGCACATCCGGTTTGGTTTCTTGACGGAAATCCAATTGTAGGTTACAGTAAACTCAAAAATTCTGTTCGCTTATTATTCTGGAGCGGACAATCTTTTGATGAAGAAAAATTGGCAAACGAAGGCTCATTCAAAGCTTCAGAAATTCGTTATACAGCTGCCGAACAAATAAATAAAGAAGACTTAAAACGATGGCTCAAAAAAGCCACAGAAATACAATGGGATTATAAAAACATCGTCAAACGAAAAGGAGTACTCGAACGATTAAAATAA